Proteins encoded by one window of Salvia splendens isolate huo1 chromosome 7, SspV2, whole genome shotgun sequence:
- the LOC121742352 gene encoding primary amine oxidase-like: protein MDARNVLFLFSAVLLTLLTLSILSSPPSHKAELLDCAPHSSLCHRHASNNRKRPAFLQTPTKYIRRRHSAAVPHHPLDPLTVTEIHRVKEIIQNHHLFINKAYALHSVVLQEPEKQAVLRWRNGNPLPPRKAAIVARVGGATLVLTADVGSGEVVRHETGRPSGYPTMTVEDMTSATWAPLASAEFNRTVVARGVDLADLACLPLSTGWFGKNEENRRLVKVQCYTTEGTANFYMRPIEGLTVVVDLDTHEILEITEKGRDIPIPNAANTDYRFTAQNSYQRLVNPISLEQPKGPSFTVEDNHLVKWANWEFHLKPDPRAGVIISRAMVRDPWTGEMRNVMYKGLTSELFVPYMDPTDAWYFKTYMDAGEYGFGLQAMPLDPLNDCPRNAYYMDGVFAAADGTPYVRSSMVCVFESYAGDIAWRHAESPITGMEIREVRPKVTLVVRMAASVANYDYIVDWEFQTDGLIRIKVGLSGILMVKGSTYSNTNQVNNEEDLYGTLLSENVIGVIHDHFITFYLDMDVDCANNSFVKVNLQREYASPAESPRMSYLKAVRKVAKTEKDAQVKINLHDPSEFHIVNPTKKTRVGNPVGYKLVPSGTAANLLDPNDPPQQRGAFTNNQIWVTPYNTSEQWAGGAFVSQSHGDDTLQVWSNRDRSIEKKDIVVWYTLGFHHVPCQEDFPIMPTVSSSFDLKPVNFFESNPILNIPPNFENDLPVCKADASA, encoded by the exons ATGGATGCAAGAAACGTCTTGTTCCTCTTCTCCGCCGTCCTACTCACACTCCTCACTCTCTCCATCCTCTCCTCGCCGCCGTCCCACAAGGCGGAGCTGCTAGACTGCGCACCTCACTCTTCCCTCTGCCACCGCCACGcctccaacaatcgcaagagaCCCGCTTTCCTCCAAACTCCCACAAAGTACATCCGGCGCCGCCACTCCGCCGCCGTCCCCCACCACCCTCTCGACCCCCTCACAGTGACGGAGATTCACCGGGTCAAGGAAATAATCCAGAACCACCACTTGTTCATAAACAAAGCCTACGCCCTCCACTCCGTAGTCCTCCAGGAGCCCGAGAAGCAAGCGGTGCTCCGGTGGAGGAACGGGAATCCCCTGCCGCCGCGGAAGGCCGCAATCGTGGCGCGCGTTGGCGGGGCGACCCTCGTGCTGACGGCGGACGTCGGCTCCGGCGAGGTGGTCCGCCACGAAACCGGCCGGCCGTCGGGGTACCCGACCATGACGGTGGAGGACATGACGTCGGCGACGTGGGCCCCGCTCGCCAGCGCTGAATTCAATCGGACGGTGGTGGCGCGCGGCGTCGATTTGGCGGACCTTGCCTGCCTGCCTCTTTCCACTGGGTGGTTCG GCAAAAATGAGGAGAATAGAAGGTTGGTAAAAGTCCAATGCTACACCACCGAAGGCACTGCAAACTTCTACATGAGGCCAATCGAAGGCCTAACCGTCGTCGTCGATCTCGATACCCACGAAATATTAGAAATAACAGAGAAGGGCAGAGACATACCCATACCAAATGCAGCCAACACCGATTATCGTTTCACGGCTCAAAATTCGTACCAAAGGCTCGTGAATCCCATATCGCTCGAGCAACCAAAGGGCCCGAGTTTCACGGTGGAGGACAACCATTTGGTCAAGTGGGCGAACTGGGAATTTCACCTCAAACCCGACCCGAGGGCAGGTGTCATCATCTCAAGGGCCATGGTCCGCGACCCTTGGACCGGGGAGATGAGAAATGTTATGTACAAAGGACTCACATCAGAGCTCTTTGTGCCATATATGGACCCCACGGATGCTTGGTACTTCAAGACGTATATGGATGCAGGGGAATACGGGTTTGGGCTGCAGGCCATGCCCCTCGACCCGCTTAACGATTGCCCAAGAAACGCCTATTATATGGATGGCGTGTTTGCTGCGGCCGATGGGACGCCATATGTTCGGTCTAGCATGGTTTGTGTGTTCGAGAGCTATGCAGGGGACATAGCGTGGAGGCACGCTGAGAGCCCCATCACCGGAATGGAG ATTCGTGAGGTCAGACCAAAGGTGACACTGGTGGTGCGTATGGCGGCGTCGGTCGCCAACTACGACTACATTGTGGACTGGGAGTTCCAAACCGATGGACTAATTAGAATCAAG GTTGGGCTAAGTGGAATACTGATGGTGAAAGGCTCTACTTATTCCAACACCAACCAAGTGAACAATGAAGAGGACCTCTACGGCACACTCTTGTCCGAGAACGTGATTGGCGTTATCCACGACCACTTCATCACCTTCTACCTTGACATGGATGTCGACTGCGCCAACAACTCCTTCGTCAAAGTCAATCTCCAACGCGAGTACGCCTCACCGGCAGAGTCCCCCCGGATGAGCTACTTGAAAGCCGTGAGGAAGGTGGCCAAGACAGAGAAAGATGCCCAAGTCAAGATCAATCTCCATGATCCGTCCGAGTTCCACATCGTGAACCCTACCAAGAAGACGAGGGTGGGGAACCCCGTTGGGTACAAGCTCGTCCCCAGTGGCACCGCAGCCAATCTCCTTGATCCCAACGATCCTCCGCAGCAGCGGGGCGCCTTCACCAACAACCAGATCTGGGTCACGCCTTACAACACCTCCGAGCAATGGGCTGGGGGCGCGTTCGTCAGCCAGAGCCATGGCGACGACACTCTTCAAGTGTGGTCTAACAG GGACAGGAGCATAGAGAAGAAGGATATTGTAGTGTGGTACACATTAGGGTTCCATCATGTTCCATGCCAAGAAGACTTCCCCATTATGCCCACCGTGTCTTCGAGCTTCGATCTTAAGCCGGTGAATTTCTTCGAGAGTAATCCGATTCTTAACATTCCTCCAAACTTTGAGAATGATCTTCCTGTTTGCAAAGCTGATGCATCAGCTTAA
- the LOC121741046 gene encoding primary amine oxidase-like isoform X2 has protein sequence MLTLEEMGSVMYAPFSNADFNRTILSRGVDLADVACLPFSPGWFGEAENGRRLVKLECFTMKDTANFYMRPIEGVIVVTDVDTNQVVEIVEKGNHIPIPKAEGTDYRLDVANGAVIKLKSPVSMEQPNGPNFVIEEEHLVKWANWEFHLKPDPRAGVVISQAKVRDPETGVMRDVMYQGFSSELFVPYMDPEEAWYFKTYMDAGEYGFGLQALPLEPLNDCPRNAKYMDAVFAASDGTPYVRSNMICLFERYAGDAAWRHTENPITGELIREARPKISLVARMVASLANYDYVVDWEFHADGLINVKVSLTGIVIVKGTNYVNMNQVNEDEAELYGTLLSDNSFVNVHLQRAYTNGKSPRKSFMKVNKTVAKTEKDAQIKLKLTDPSEFHIINPNKTSRVGNPAGYKVVPAGTAASLLDPHDAPQMRNAFTNNQIWVTPYNKSERWSGGLFAYQSHGEDTLQVWSDRDRPIENKDIVLWYTLGFHHVPCQEDYPIMPTVSSSFDLKPVNFFSRNPVLRIAPYVESELPVCKAPA, from the exons ATGCTCACGCTGGAGGAGATGGGAAGTGTGATGTACGCGCCGTTCTCCAACGCCGATTTCAACCGCACGATTCTTTCCAGAGGCGTCGATCTCGCCGACGTCGCTTGCTTGCCCTTCTCCCCTGGCTGGTTTG GTGAGGCTGAGAATGGAAGGAGACTGGTAAAACTAGAATGCTTCACAATGAAGGACACTGCAAACTTCTACATGAGGCCCATTGAAGGTGTGATTGTGGTGACCGATGTGGACACAAACCAAGTGGTTGAGATCGTCGAGAAAGGAAACCACATCCCCATTCCCAAAGCCGAGGGAACCGACTACAGATTAGACGTGGCAAACGGAGCGGTCATCAAGCTCAAGAGCCCCGTCTCCATGGAGCAACCCAACGGCCCAAACTTCGTCATAGAAGAGGAGCATTTGGTGAAGTGGGCAAACTGGGAGTTCCACTTGAAGCCGGACCCGAGGGCCGGGGTGGTGATATCACAGGCGAAGGTCCGTGATCCGGAGACGGGAGTAATGAGGGATGTGATGTACCAAGGATTCTCATCGGAGCTGTTTGTGCCGTACATGGACCCTGAGGAGGCGTGGTACTTCAAAACTTACATGGACGCGGGCGAATATGGGTTCGGGCTTCAGGCCCTGCCTCTTGAGCCATTGAATGATTGTCCCAGAAATGCCAAGTATATGGATGCAGTTTTTGCGGCGTCTGATGGAACGCCTTATGTTAGATCGAATATGATTTGCCTTTTCGAGCGATATGCAGGCGATGCTGCCTGGCGACATACTGAGAACCCCATTACCGGCGAATTG ATTCGAGAAGCGAGGCCAAAGATTTCACTTGTAGCCAGAATGGTGGCATCCCTGGCTAACTATGACTATGTTGTGGATTGGGAGTTTCATGCAGATGGACTAATAAATGTCAAG GTGTCACTGACCGGCATAGTGATAGTGAAAGGAACTAATTATGTGAACATGAACCAAGTGAACGAAGACGAAGCCGAGCTCTACGGCACCCTCTTATCCGACAAC TCCTTCGTCAACGTCCATCTGCAACGGGCCTACACCAACGGAAAATCTCCGAGGAAGAGCTTCATGAAGGTCAACAAGACCGTTGCCAAGACCGAGAAGGACGCGCAGATCAAGCTGAAGCTCACGGACCCCTCAGAGTTCCACATCATCAACCCAAACAAGACGTCGAGAGTGggcaacccggccgggtacaaGGTGGTCCCCGCAGGGACGGCCGCTAGCTTGCTCGACCCTCATGATGCTCCTCAGATGAGAAACGCCTTCACAAACAACCAAATTTGGGTGACGCCGTACAACAAGAGTGAGCGGTGGTCGGGAGGCCTGTTCGCCTACCAGAGCCACGGCGAGGACACTCTTCAAGTGTGGTCCGACAG ggaCCGACCCATTGAGAACAAGGATATTGTGTTGTGGTACACATTGGGGTTCCATCATGTTCCTTGCCAAGAAGATTATCCTATCATGCCTACGGTGTCGTCGAGCTTTGACCTGAAGCCGGTGAATTTCTTTTCTAGGAATCCGGTGTTGAGGATCGCCCCGTACGTTGAGAGCGAGCTGCCGGTTTGCAAGGCTCCTGCTTAG
- the LOC121741046 gene encoding primary amine oxidase-like isoform X1, which translates to MEGNSFLRRLFLISAVASVVLLTLIALPTKPNPPNNPIKDDIPHHPLDPLTVQEMTQAHKAVKSFFAGKVYGVHSLVLEEPDKEAVRSWRRGQPLPPRKASVIARAARTNYVLTVGLESGEVTQHDAAHISGYPMLTLEEMGSVMYAPFSNADFNRTILSRGVDLADVACLPFSPGWFGEAENGRRLVKLECFTMKDTANFYMRPIEGVIVVTDVDTNQVVEIVEKGNHIPIPKAEGTDYRLDVANGAVIKLKSPVSMEQPNGPNFVIEEEHLVKWANWEFHLKPDPRAGVVISQAKVRDPETGVMRDVMYQGFSSELFVPYMDPEEAWYFKTYMDAGEYGFGLQALPLEPLNDCPRNAKYMDAVFAASDGTPYVRSNMICLFERYAGDAAWRHTENPITGELIREARPKISLVARMVASLANYDYVVDWEFHADGLINVKVSLTGIVIVKGTNYVNMNQVNEDEAELYGTLLSDNIVGVVHDHYINFYLDMDVDGSDNSFVNVHLQRAYTNGKSPRKSFMKVNKTVAKTEKDAQIKLKLTDPSEFHIINPNKTSRVGNPAGYKVVPAGTAASLLDPHDAPQMRNAFTNNQIWVTPYNKSERWSGGLFAYQSHGEDTLQVWSDRDRPIENKDIVLWYTLGFHHVPCQEDYPIMPTVSSSFDLKPVNFFSRNPVLRIAPYVESELPVCKAPA; encoded by the exons ATGGAGGGCAATAGCTTCCTCCGCCGCCTCTTCCTCATCTCCGCCGTTGCCTCCGTCGTCCTTCTAACCCTCATCGCCCTCCCCACCAAACCCAATCCCCCCAACAACCCCATCAAAGACGACATCCCCCACCACCCCCTCGACCCATTGACGGTCCAGGAGATGACCCAGGCCCACAAGGCCGTCAAGTCCTTCTTCGCGGGGAAGGTCTACGGCGTCCACTCGCTGGTGCTGGAGGAGCCTGACAAGGAGGCGGTGCGGAGTTGGCGGAGGGGGCAGCCCCTGCCACCGCGGAAGGCGTCCGTCATCGCACGCGCCGCTAGGACGAACTACGTCCTGACGGTGGGCTTGGAGAGCGGAGAGGTGACGCAGCACGACGCCGCGCACATCTCCGGCTATCCGATGCTCACGCTGGAGGAGATGGGAAGTGTGATGTACGCGCCGTTCTCCAACGCCGATTTCAACCGCACGATTCTTTCCAGAGGCGTCGATCTCGCCGACGTCGCTTGCTTGCCCTTCTCCCCTGGCTGGTTTG GTGAGGCTGAGAATGGAAGGAGACTGGTAAAACTAGAATGCTTCACAATGAAGGACACTGCAAACTTCTACATGAGGCCCATTGAAGGTGTGATTGTGGTGACCGATGTGGACACAAACCAAGTGGTTGAGATCGTCGAGAAAGGAAACCACATCCCCATTCCCAAAGCCGAGGGAACCGACTACAGATTAGACGTGGCAAACGGAGCGGTCATCAAGCTCAAGAGCCCCGTCTCCATGGAGCAACCCAACGGCCCAAACTTCGTCATAGAAGAGGAGCATTTGGTGAAGTGGGCAAACTGGGAGTTCCACTTGAAGCCGGACCCGAGGGCCGGGGTGGTGATATCACAGGCGAAGGTCCGTGATCCGGAGACGGGAGTAATGAGGGATGTGATGTACCAAGGATTCTCATCGGAGCTGTTTGTGCCGTACATGGACCCTGAGGAGGCGTGGTACTTCAAAACTTACATGGACGCGGGCGAATATGGGTTCGGGCTTCAGGCCCTGCCTCTTGAGCCATTGAATGATTGTCCCAGAAATGCCAAGTATATGGATGCAGTTTTTGCGGCGTCTGATGGAACGCCTTATGTTAGATCGAATATGATTTGCCTTTTCGAGCGATATGCAGGCGATGCTGCCTGGCGACATACTGAGAACCCCATTACCGGCGAATTG ATTCGAGAAGCGAGGCCAAAGATTTCACTTGTAGCCAGAATGGTGGCATCCCTGGCTAACTATGACTATGTTGTGGATTGGGAGTTTCATGCAGATGGACTAATAAATGTCAAG GTGTCACTGACCGGCATAGTGATAGTGAAAGGAACTAATTATGTGAACATGAACCAAGTGAACGAAGACGAAGCCGAGCTCTACGGCACCCTCTTATCCGACAACATCGTCGGAGTCGTCCACGACCACTACATCAACTTCTACCTCGACATGGACGTGGACGGCTCCGACAACTCCTTCGTCAACGTCCATCTGCAACGGGCCTACACCAACGGAAAATCTCCGAGGAAGAGCTTCATGAAGGTCAACAAGACCGTTGCCAAGACCGAGAAGGACGCGCAGATCAAGCTGAAGCTCACGGACCCCTCAGAGTTCCACATCATCAACCCAAACAAGACGTCGAGAGTGggcaacccggccgggtacaaGGTGGTCCCCGCAGGGACGGCCGCTAGCTTGCTCGACCCTCATGATGCTCCTCAGATGAGAAACGCCTTCACAAACAACCAAATTTGGGTGACGCCGTACAACAAGAGTGAGCGGTGGTCGGGAGGCCTGTTCGCCTACCAGAGCCACGGCGAGGACACTCTTCAAGTGTGGTCCGACAG ggaCCGACCCATTGAGAACAAGGATATTGTGTTGTGGTACACATTGGGGTTCCATCATGTTCCTTGCCAAGAAGATTATCCTATCATGCCTACGGTGTCGTCGAGCTTTGACCTGAAGCCGGTGAATTTCTTTTCTAGGAATCCGGTGTTGAGGATCGCCCCGTACGTTGAGAGCGAGCTGCCGGTTTGCAAGGCTCCTGCTTAG